A single Ferrovibrio sp. MS7 DNA region contains:
- a CDS encoding response regulator, translated as MARILLVEDDELVCRSLRMTLEAYGHMVENFADGRKAVELLRQQGDFDAVITDILMPDMDGLELIRAVRALAPGIRVIAMSGGGRRGNQDFLQFASTFGADAVLSKPFTGETLVDTLATVLKP; from the coding sequence GTGGCTCGCATTCTGCTCGTAGAGGATGACGAACTCGTCTGTCGCAGCCTGCGGATGACGCTGGAAGCCTATGGCCACATGGTGGAAAATTTCGCCGACGGCCGCAAAGCGGTGGAGCTGCTGCGCCAGCAGGGCGATTTTGATGCGGTGATCACCGATATCCTGATGCCGGACATGGACGGGCTGGAATTGATCCGCGCCGTGCGCGCCCTGGCGCCAGGCATCCGGGTGATCGCCATGTCTGGCGGTGGCCGTCGCGGCAACCAGGATTTCCTGCAATTCGCCAGCACTTTCGGCGCTGATGCGGTGCTTTCCAAGCCGTTCACCGGCGAGACGCTGGTGGATACCCTGGCAACAGTGCTCAAGCCCTGA
- the greB gene encoding transcription elongation factor GreB, with protein sequence MSKAFTKESDGESAGDDAEDDAAAGPALPKGAKNYITLEGLERMRAELKQLRSVERPKVVEVVSWAAGNGDRSENGDYIYGKRRLREIDRRIRFLLKRLEIAEPVDPALQKNRDQVFFGATVTYVDEQDVERTVRIVGVDEARIEQGEISWVSPVARALLKARVGDTVEMRTPTGRESLEVLAIRYD encoded by the coding sequence ATGAGCAAGGCCTTCACCAAGGAATCCGACGGGGAGTCCGCCGGCGACGACGCCGAAGACGATGCGGCGGCCGGCCCGGCGCTGCCCAAGGGTGCGAAAAACTACATCACGCTGGAAGGCCTGGAGCGCATGCGCGCCGAGCTGAAGCAATTGCGCTCGGTGGAACGACCCAAGGTCGTCGAGGTGGTGTCCTGGGCGGCGGGCAATGGCGACCGCTCGGAGAATGGTGATTACATCTATGGCAAGCGCCGGCTGCGCGAAATCGACCGCCGCATCCGTTTCCTGCTCAAGCGGCTGGAAATCGCCGAGCCGGTCGATCCCGCGTTGCAGAAGAACCGCGACCAGGTTTTCTTCGGCGCCACCGTCACCTATGTCGACGAACAGGATGTGGAACGCACGGTGCGTATCGTCGGCGTCGATGAAGCACGGATCGAACAGGGTGAGATAAGCTGGGTGTCGCCGGTGGCCCGCGCGCTGCTGAAGGCGCGGGTTGGCGACACGGTGGAAATGCGCACGCCCACGGGCCGCGAAAGCCTGGAAGTCCTCGCCATCCGCTATGATTAG
- a CDS encoding hydantoinase B/oxoprolinase family protein → MTKLDPVTLVVIQNGLQQVCNEMDLAFCRAAFSPVISEALDRSDGIYHRDTGELIAQGDLGLPVFVGTMQFSTQAVIERARSPQPGDIYIVNDPYLGGTHLMDVKFVKPFFYRGKLFSWLANTGHWPDTGGMVPGGFSANATEVEQEGLRLPPVKLYKQGVLDEEILSIILSNIRIADQRIGDIKAQAAALSIGEKRLTALLDRYGADTVEAAITELKARASQQMRARIRAIPDGVYRGSAVVDSDGVVDEPLHIEMAVTKQGDELHFDMTGSSPPCKGPMNSVLATTKSSVYLAVKHIFPDVPINAGTFEPLKIKDPEGTFLYAKYPRPVSGCAAEVSQRIAEAVFNALVQAMPDKLFAAPAGTSGNLALGGFDPARNRSYVMYVISGGGYGGWHGGDGISNGCSTIGISKTTPIEVMEQYYPVLFEEYSLHEGSGGAGKYRGGFGVNYTIRLRRGEARASMVMDHGRTGPRGVLGGEDGGLNTVLIERDNSGKYVPPHLSKDQDIAIKVGDRVRVSTPGGGGYGDPAARDAAAIERDIARGYYTREQAVARFGRRAAAE, encoded by the coding sequence ATGACAAAGCTCGATCCCGTAACTCTTGTCGTGATCCAGAACGGCTTGCAGCAGGTCTGCAACGAGATGGATCTGGCCTTCTGCCGCGCGGCCTTCTCGCCGGTGATCTCGGAAGCGCTGGACCGTTCCGATGGCATCTATCACCGCGATACTGGCGAACTGATTGCCCAGGGCGATCTCGGCCTGCCGGTTTTCGTCGGCACCATGCAATTCTCGACGCAAGCCGTGATCGAGCGGGCGCGCAGCCCGCAGCCTGGCGATATCTATATCGTCAACGATCCGTATCTCGGCGGCACGCATCTGATGGATGTGAAATTCGTCAAGCCGTTCTTCTATCGTGGCAAGCTGTTTTCCTGGCTGGCCAATACCGGCCATTGGCCGGATACCGGCGGCATGGTGCCGGGCGGCTTCTCGGCCAATGCCACCGAAGTGGAGCAGGAAGGACTGCGGCTGCCGCCGGTGAAGCTCTACAAGCAGGGTGTGCTGGATGAGGAAATCCTGTCCATCATCCTCAGCAATATCCGCATCGCCGATCAGCGCATCGGCGACATCAAGGCCCAGGCCGCGGCCCTCTCGATTGGCGAAAAACGGCTGACCGCTTTGCTCGACCGCTATGGCGCCGACACGGTGGAAGCGGCGATTACCGAATTGAAGGCGCGCGCCTCGCAGCAGATGCGCGCCCGCATCCGCGCCATTCCCGATGGCGTCTATCGCGGTTCGGCGGTGGTTGATTCCGATGGCGTGGTGGACGAGCCGCTGCATATCGAGATGGCCGTGACCAAGCAGGGCGACGAACTGCACTTCGACATGACCGGGTCCAGCCCGCCCTGCAAGGGGCCGATGAATTCGGTGCTGGCCACCACCAAGTCGTCGGTCTATCTGGCGGTGAAGCATATCTTCCCCGATGTGCCGATCAATGCCGGCACCTTCGAGCCGCTGAAGATCAAGGATCCGGAAGGCACCTTCCTCTATGCCAAGTATCCGCGCCCGGTTTCGGGCTGCGCGGCGGAAGTCAGCCAGCGCATCGCGGAGGCGGTGTTCAATGCGCTGGTGCAGGCGATGCCGGATAAGCTGTTCGCGGCTCCCGCCGGCACATCCGGCAATCTCGCGCTCGGCGGTTTCGATCCGGCGCGCAATCGTTCCTATGTCATGTATGTGATTTCCGGCGGCGGCTATGGCGGCTGGCATGGCGGTGATGGCATCAGCAACGGCTGTTCCACCATCGGCATTTCCAAGACCACGCCGATCGAGGTGATGGAGCAGTATTACCCGGTGCTGTTCGAGGAATACTCGCTGCATGAAGGCTCGGGCGGTGCCGGCAAGTATCGTGGTGGCTTCGGCGTCAATTACACCATCCGGCTGCGGCGCGGCGAGGCGCGGGCATCGATGGTGATGGACCATGGCCGGACGGGGCCGCGTGGCGTGCTGGGCGGCGAGGATGGCGGCCTCAACACCGTGTTGATCGAGCGCGACAACAGCGGCAAATATGTGCCGCCGCATCTTTCCAAGGATCAGGATATCGCCATCAAGGTCGGCGACCGCGTGCGTGTCTCCACGCCAGGTGGCGGCGGCTATGGCGATCCGGCCGCCCGCGATGCCGCTGCCATCGAGCGCGATATCGCGCGCGGCTATTACACGCGCGAGCAGGCCGTGGCGCGGTTCGGGCGGCGGGCCGCTGCCGAATAA
- a CDS encoding hydantoinase/oxoprolinase family protein, translating to MAWTVGIDVGGTFTDLIGIEPERGLVSLAKVPTTVENQAFGVLAALDKAGIALADTATIVHGTTTTTNALLERKVAKVGLITTQGFRDSLELGRRTRPTPYGLTGSFEPLVPRQWRLEVPERMDADGNVVVPLDEAAFRAAVVTLKDAGCEALVIHFLHSYINQSHEKRALEIAAEEWPNGYVTAGHELLSEYREYERGTTACVNASVQPVLHRYMQRLDGELKNRGFGRDLLVMQGNGGTIAASIVAEAAVNTVMSGPASGVMAAAYTARAAGLPNVITYDMGGTSSDVGLIQDGVPQVSSELELEYAMPIHVPMVDVHTIGAGGGSLAFINEAGMLQVGPESAGARPGPICYGRGGTRPTITDANLVLGRLNPDGLLSVDNKVSLDDVRAAMAGLGKPLGLDAEGAAAAVLRIANDKMANAIRMVSLSRGHDPRDFALFAFGGAGPLHAAALALELGIPKLLIPARPGITNALGCVVADLRHDYVRTVNRPVAALDPGLVKTVLQQQIQEGRDTIARDGVAVEEIQVLHTADMQFQGQSHLLTVPVPSLDITPAELQAAFEAAYWQRFEVELPEIRAQLVNLHTAVIGRRPQLTLDRLLAAAPAADVAGARKGMRKVWYDAGGWQDTPVYDRERLPRGVTFAGPAICEQLDTTVVIDPGNSVHVDALGNLIVSVTP from the coding sequence ATGGCCTGGACCGTCGGCATCGATGTGGGCGGCACCTTCACCGACCTGATCGGCATTGAGCCGGAGCGCGGCCTGGTGTCGCTGGCGAAAGTGCCGACCACGGTAGAGAACCAGGCCTTCGGCGTGCTGGCAGCATTGGACAAGGCCGGCATCGCGCTGGCCGATACCGCCACCATCGTCCATGGCACCACCACCACCACCAATGCGCTGCTCGAGCGCAAGGTGGCGAAGGTTGGCCTGATCACCACGCAAGGCTTCCGCGACAGCCTGGAATTGGGCCGCCGCACGCGCCCGACGCCCTATGGCCTCACCGGCAGTTTCGAGCCTCTGGTGCCGCGCCAGTGGCGCCTGGAAGTGCCCGAACGCATGGATGCCGATGGCAATGTCGTGGTGCCGCTGGATGAAGCCGCGTTCCGCGCCGCCGTAGTCACCTTGAAAGACGCCGGTTGCGAAGCCCTGGTGATCCATTTCCTGCACAGCTACATCAACCAGAGTCACGAGAAGCGCGCGCTGGAAATCGCCGCCGAAGAGTGGCCGAACGGCTATGTCACCGCCGGCCATGAATTGCTCTCCGAATACCGCGAGTATGAGCGCGGCACCACCGCCTGCGTCAATGCCAGCGTGCAGCCGGTGCTGCATCGCTACATGCAGCGCCTGGATGGCGAACTGAAAAATCGCGGCTTCGGGCGCGATCTGCTGGTGATGCAGGGCAATGGCGGTACCATCGCCGCCAGCATTGTCGCCGAGGCCGCCGTGAATACCGTGATGTCCGGGCCGGCTTCCGGTGTCATGGCCGCTGCCTACACGGCGCGCGCCGCCGGGCTGCCGAATGTCATCACCTACGATATGGGCGGCACCTCGTCGGATGTCGGTTTGATTCAGGATGGCGTTCCGCAGGTCTCCTCCGAGCTTGAACTCGAATATGCCATGCCGATCCATGTGCCGATGGTGGATGTGCATACCATCGGCGCCGGTGGCGGCTCGCTCGCCTTCATCAACGAGGCCGGCATGTTGCAGGTCGGCCCGGAAAGTGCCGGCGCGCGGCCCGGGCCGATCTGCTACGGGCGTGGCGGCACGCGGCCCACCATCACCGATGCCAACCTGGTGCTCGGCCGGCTCAATCCCGATGGCCTGCTCTCGGTCGATAACAAAGTCTCGCTGGATGACGTGCGCGCCGCCATGGCTGGCTTGGGCAAGCCGCTGGGGCTCGACGCAGAGGGAGCGGCGGCGGCGGTGTTGCGCATCGCCAACGACAAGATGGCCAATGCCATCCGCATGGTATCTTTGAGCCGTGGCCATGATCCGCGCGACTTCGCGCTGTTTGCCTTCGGTGGCGCCGGGCCGTTGCATGCTGCAGCCCTGGCGCTCGAACTCGGCATCCCGAAACTGCTGATCCCGGCGCGGCCGGGCATCACCAATGCGCTGGGCTGCGTCGTCGCCGATCTGCGCCATGATTATGTGCGCACGGTGAACCGGCCGGTTGCCGCCCTGGATCCGGGCTTGGTGAAAACCGTGTTGCAGCAGCAGATCCAGGAAGGCCGCGACACCATCGCCCGCGACGGCGTGGCGGTGGAGGAAATCCAGGTGCTGCATACCGCCGACATGCAGTTCCAGGGCCAGAGCCATCTGCTCACCGTGCCAGTGCCGAGCCTTGATATCACCCCGGCGGAATTGCAGGCCGCGTTCGAGGCCGCCTATTGGCAGCGTTTCGAGGTCGAACTGCCAGAAATCCGCGCCCAACTGGTGAACCTGCATACCGCCGTGATCGGCCGCCGCCCGCAATTGACGCTGGATCGCCTGCTGGCGGCAGCGCCCGCCGCCGATGTTGCCGGTGCCCGCAAGGGCATGCGCAAGGTGTGGTATGATGCCGGCGGCTGGCAGGATACGCCGGTCTATGACCGCGAACGCCTGCCGCGCGGGGTGACTTTCGCCGGCCCGGCAATTTGCGAACAACTCGACACCACGGTGGTGATCGATCCTGGCAACAGCGTGCATGTCGATGCTCTCGGCAATCTGATCGTTTCGGTGACGCCATGA
- a CDS encoding ABC transporter ATP-binding protein has product MLSVSGLNTFYGRAHILADLALEAQRGEVVVLLGRNGAGKSTTMKSVIGLVAAQSGEISFEGKRIDHLPPHRIAQLGLGYVPEERRIFTDLTVMENLDIGRQAPRSDTPTWTPERLFELFPNLGRMKDRPGGRMSGGEQQMLTIARTLMGNPRLILLDEPSEGLAPVIVEQMAKTILQLKAEGLTVLLSEQNLHFAQLVADRAYIIEKGRIRYQGTMAALSQDAAVREQYLSV; this is encoded by the coding sequence ATGCTGAGCGTGAGCGGGCTGAACACCTTCTACGGCCGGGCGCATATCCTGGCCGATCTGGCGCTGGAGGCGCAGCGCGGCGAAGTGGTGGTGCTGCTGGGCCGCAATGGTGCGGGCAAATCCACCACGATGAAATCGGTGATCGGCCTGGTGGCGGCGCAAAGCGGCGAGATCAGTTTCGAGGGCAAGCGCATCGACCATCTGCCGCCGCACCGCATCGCGCAACTGGGCTTGGGCTATGTGCCCGAGGAGCGCCGCATCTTCACGGATCTCACCGTGATGGAGAACCTCGATATCGGCCGCCAGGCGCCGCGCAGCGATACACCGACCTGGACGCCGGAGCGGCTGTTTGAACTCTTCCCCAATCTCGGCCGCATGAAGGACCGCCCGGGCGGCCGCATGTCGGGTGGCGAGCAGCAGATGCTCACCATTGCGCGCACGCTGATGGGCAATCCACGCCTGATCCTGCTGGATGAACCCTCCGAAGGCCTGGCGCCGGTGATCGTCGAGCAGATGGCCAAGACCATCCTGCAGCTCAAGGCCGAGGGCCTCACGGTGCTGCTGTCTGAACAGAACCTGCATTTCGCCCAGTTGGTGGCGGATCGCGCCTATATCATCGAGAAGGGCCGCATCCGCTACCAGGGTACCATGGCGGCACTCTCGCAGGATGCCGCCGTGCGCGAACAGTATCTTTCCGTCTAG
- a CDS encoding ABC transporter ATP-binding protein, which produces MTVLTVLGLHKSFGGVQAVQDVRFDVAAGELLALIGPNGAGKSTCFNMLNGQLKPDSGEVKLHGQSLIGMAPRDIWRLGVGRTFQITATFNSMTVRENVQMALLSFNKRLMSLWRPANALYRDEAMALLDRVGMTDQAERPCGILAYGDLKRVELAVALANQPTLLLMDEPTAGMAPNERLALMDLTARVARKDGIAVLFTEHDMDVVFAQADRIIVLNRGKLIAEGSPAEVRANPEVQAVYLGSGATFAEAH; this is translated from the coding sequence ATGACGGTGCTCACGGTTCTTGGCCTGCATAAATCGTTCGGCGGCGTGCAGGCGGTGCAGGATGTGCGCTTCGACGTCGCCGCTGGCGAATTGCTGGCACTGATCGGCCCCAATGGTGCCGGCAAAAGCACCTGCTTCAACATGCTGAATGGCCAGCTCAAGCCCGATAGCGGCGAGGTGAAGCTGCATGGCCAGAGCCTGATCGGCATGGCGCCGCGCGATATCTGGCGGCTGGGCGTTGGCCGCACCTTCCAGATCACCGCCACGTTCAATTCCATGACCGTGCGCGAGAATGTGCAGATGGCGCTGCTGTCGTTCAACAAGCGGCTGATGAGCCTGTGGCGGCCGGCCAATGCGCTCTACCGCGACGAAGCGATGGCCTTGCTCGACCGCGTCGGCATGACCGACCAGGCCGAACGGCCCTGCGGCATCCTGGCCTATGGCGACCTGAAGCGCGTCGAACTGGCTGTGGCGCTCGCCAATCAGCCGACCTTGCTGCTGATGGACGAACCGACGGCCGGCATGGCGCCGAACGAGCGCCTGGCGCTGATGGATCTCACCGCCCGTGTTGCGCGCAAGGATGGCATCGCCGTGCTGTTCACCGAGCATGACATGGACGTGGTGTTCGCCCAGGCCGACCGCATCATCGTGCTCAACCGCGGCAAGCTGATCGCCGAGGGCAGCCCGGCGGAAGTACGTGCCAACCCGGAAGTGCAGGCGGTCTATCTCGGCTCCGGCGCCACATTCGCGGAGGCCCACTGA
- a CDS encoding ABC transporter permease translates to MLANIVIQFMNGLAGASSLFLVAAGLSIIFGVSRIVNFAHGSLYMLGVYLAYTFVEYLGRSTLFGFWGGVVAAAIGVGLIGVVIEVLVLRRIYRAPELFQLLATFALVLVIKDAALYIWGAEDLVGPRAAGLRGAVQIMGKRFPEYDLFLIIIGPVVLGLLWLLMNRTRWGRLVRAATQDREMVGALGVNQSGLFTGVFFLGAFLAGLGGALQLPREPAQLMLDISVISDAFVVVVVGGMGSIGGAFLAALLIAQAKAFCIGIGDVTIFGTVFSFSKFTLVVEFVIMAIVLVVRPWGLLGKQQGAQRGAFMVEPPLYPLNQTFWLAVLGCVVLLGLLPLKGDGYLLVLLIDIAVFALFAVTLHFLMGPAGMVSFGHAAYFGLGCYGAALAFLKLKLPMEVALFAGPLAGGLGALVFGWFCVRLSGVYLAMLTLAFAQIAWSVVYQWDAFTGGSNGLIGLWPSDWLKNKTLFYAFALTLCIAGILFLWRVVHAPFGYALRAGRDSPLRADAIGIDVRRFQWFGFVLAGIFAGLAGGLFAFSKGSISPETLAVPRSVDGLVMVLLGGVQTLTGPVAGAAVFTWLQDTIARNTEYWRAILGLTILVIVLAFPMGIAGFLKLAAARLKPQAEAVP, encoded by the coding sequence TTGCTCGCCAATATCGTCATCCAGTTCATGAATGGCCTTGCCGGCGCCTCGTCGCTGTTCCTGGTCGCCGCCGGCCTGTCGATCATCTTCGGCGTCAGCCGGATCGTGAATTTCGCCCATGGCTCGCTCTACATGCTGGGCGTCTATCTCGCCTACACATTCGTGGAGTATCTCGGCCGCTCGACGTTGTTCGGCTTCTGGGGCGGCGTGGTGGCGGCTGCCATCGGCGTCGGCCTGATCGGCGTGGTGATCGAGGTACTGGTGCTGCGCCGCATCTACCGCGCGCCCGAACTGTTCCAGTTGCTTGCCACTTTCGCGCTGGTGCTCGTGATCAAGGACGCCGCGCTCTATATCTGGGGCGCCGAGGATCTGGTCGGCCCGCGTGCCGCCGGCCTGCGCGGCGCGGTCCAGATCATGGGCAAGCGTTTCCCGGAATATGACCTGTTCCTTATCATCATCGGCCCGGTGGTGCTGGGCCTGCTGTGGCTGCTGATGAACCGCACGCGCTGGGGCCGCTTGGTGCGCGCTGCCACCCAGGACCGCGAGATGGTCGGCGCGCTCGGCGTCAACCAGAGCGGCCTGTTCACCGGCGTGTTCTTCCTCGGTGCCTTCCTCGCCGGCCTAGGCGGCGCGTTGCAGCTCCCCCGCGAGCCGGCACAGCTCATGCTGGATATCAGCGTGATCTCGGATGCCTTCGTCGTCGTCGTGGTCGGCGGCATGGGCTCGATCGGCGGCGCCTTCCTGGCGGCGCTTCTCATTGCCCAGGCCAAGGCCTTCTGCATTGGGATTGGCGATGTCACCATCTTCGGCACCGTCTTTTCGTTCAGCAAGTTCACCCTGGTGGTGGAATTCGTCATCATGGCCATCGTGCTGGTGGTGCGGCCCTGGGGCCTGCTCGGCAAGCAGCAGGGCGCGCAACGCGGCGCCTTCATGGTCGAGCCGCCGCTCTATCCGCTGAACCAGACCTTCTGGCTCGCCGTGCTTGGCTGCGTCGTGCTGCTCGGCCTGCTGCCGCTCAAGGGCGATGGCTACCTGCTGGTGCTGCTGATCGATATCGCGGTCTTCGCGCTGTTCGCCGTCACGCTGCATTTCCTCATGGGCCCGGCCGGCATGGTGAGTTTCGGCCATGCCGCGTATTTCGGCCTCGGCTGCTATGGCGCGGCTTTGGCTTTCCTGAAACTGAAACTGCCGATGGAAGTGGCCTTGTTCGCCGGGCCGCTGGCTGGCGGCCTCGGTGCGCTGGTGTTCGGCTGGTTCTGCGTGCGGCTGTCCGGCGTCTATCTGGCGATGCTGACCCTGGCCTTCGCCCAGATCGCCTGGTCGGTGGTCTATCAGTGGGATGCCTTCACCGGCGGCTCCAACGGCCTGATCGGGCTGTGGCCATCCGACTGGCTGAAGAACAAGACCTTGTTCTACGCTTTCGCGCTCACGCTCTGCATCGCTGGTATTCTGTTCCTGTGGCGCGTGGTGCATGCGCCCTTCGGCTATGCGCTGCGGGCCGGGCGTGACTCGCCGCTGCGCGCCGATGCCATCGGTATTGACGTCCGCCGCTTCCAATGGTTCGGCTTCGTACTGGCCGGTATTTTCGCCGGCCTGGCCGGCGGGCTGTTCGCCTTCTCCAAGGGCTCGATCTCGCCCGAGACTCTCGCGGTGCCGCGCTCGGTGGATGGCCTCGTCATGGTGCTGCTCGGCGGCGTGCAGACGCTTACCGGTCCGGTGGCGGGGGCGGCGGTGTTCACCTGGCTGCAGGATACCATCGCGCGCAATACGGAATACTGGCGGGCCATTCTCGGCCTCACCATCCTGGTGATCGTGCTGGCCTTCCCGATGGGCATTGCCGGCTTCCTGAAACTGGCTGCCGCAAGGCTCAAGCCCCAGGCGGAGGCCGTGCCATGA
- a CDS encoding ABC transporter substrate-binding protein produces the protein MNRRTWLLTSAIIGLGLAGLTAPAQAQDTIKIGEMNSYKNFAAFLEPYKKGWELAVEQANAAGGVMGKKIEIVSRDDNGNPGDAVRIAEELVTREKVAFLIGTFPSNVGLAVASFAKEKKVLFIAAEPLTDKIVWDQGNKYTYRLRASTYMQTAMLVPEAAKLKKKRWAIVYPNYEYGQSATAAFKQLIKAAQPDVEFVVEQAPPLGRIEAGAVADAIAAAKPDAIFSSLFGPDLAKFVREGQTRDLFKNVSVFNLLAGEPEYLDPLKDEAPVGWWVTGYPWYAINTPEHKAFADAYQKKFNDYPRLGSIVGYATVQSAVAVLKKANTLDMEKLVAAMKGLTHSTPLGDITYRPQDNQSTMGAYVGKIGLKDGKGIMTDWYYADGAKFLPSDADVAKLRPAE, from the coding sequence ATGAACCGCAGGACCTGGTTGCTTACCTCGGCCATCATCGGCCTCGGCCTTGCCGGCCTCACCGCCCCGGCGCAGGCGCAGGACACGATCAAGATCGGCGAGATGAATTCCTACAAGAATTTCGCCGCCTTCCTCGAGCCCTACAAGAAGGGCTGGGAACTGGCTGTCGAGCAGGCCAATGCCGCCGGCGGCGTCATGGGCAAGAAGATCGAGATCGTCAGCCGCGACGATAACGGCAATCCCGGCGACGCCGTGCGCATCGCCGAGGAACTGGTGACGCGCGAGAAAGTTGCCTTCCTGATCGGCACCTTCCCCTCCAATGTCGGCCTGGCTGTTGCCAGCTTCGCCAAGGAGAAGAAGGTTCTCTTCATCGCCGCCGAGCCGCTCACCGACAAGATCGTCTGGGACCAGGGTAACAAGTATACCTACCGCCTGCGTGCCTCCACCTACATGCAGACCGCCATGCTGGTGCCGGAAGCGGCCAAGCTGAAGAAGAAGCGCTGGGCCATCGTCTATCCGAACTACGAATACGGCCAGTCGGCCACCGCGGCCTTCAAGCAGTTGATCAAGGCGGCGCAGCCGGATGTGGAATTCGTCGTCGAACAGGCGCCGCCGCTGGGCCGCATCGAGGCCGGCGCGGTTGCCGATGCCATCGCCGCCGCCAAGCCCGACGCGATCTTCTCCTCGCTGTTCGGCCCCGACCTCGCCAAGTTCGTGCGCGAAGGCCAGACCCGCGACCTGTTCAAGAATGTCTCGGTGTTCAACCTGCTCGCCGGCGAGCCGGAATATCTCGATCCGCTGAAGGACGAGGCGCCGGTCGGCTGGTGGGTCACCGGCTATCCCTGGTATGCGATTAACACGCCGGAGCATAAGGCCTTCGCCGACGCCTATCAGAAGAAGTTCAACGATTATCCGCGCCTCGGCTCCATTGTCGGCTACGCCACGGTGCAGTCGGCTGTCGCGGTGCTGAAGAAGGCCAACACGCTCGACATGGAAAAGCTGGTGGCGGCGATGAAGGGCCTGACCCATTCGACCCCGCTGGGTGACATCACCTATCGTCCGCAGGACAACCAGTCCACCATGGGCGCCTATGTCGGCAAGATCGGCCTCAAGGATGGCAAGGGCATCATGACCGACTGGTACTATGCCGATGGTGCCAAGTTCCTGCCCTCGGATGCCGATGTCGCCAAGCTGCGCCCGGCTGAGTAA